A section of the Humulus lupulus chromosome 2, drHumLupu1.1, whole genome shotgun sequence genome encodes:
- the LOC133815879 gene encoding cyanidin 3-O-galactoside 2''-O-xylosyltransferase FGGT1-like yields the protein MEGSTTPLHIAMYPWFAFGHITPYLHLANKLAQKGHKISFFIPTKTQSKINHLNRSPHLLTFYPITVPHVDGLPSGAETTNDVPSSLIPLIMTAMDSTQNDIELLLLHLKPHLVFYDLVYWIPNLTRRLGLKSLHFSVVSAVSTAFSSAPAKYLSLKGRELSESDIMKPPPGFPDSSINLHLHEARGSLKRRDMKFGGDVVFCDRWFMSLTECDALGFKACRELDGPFVDYLETEFGKPLLLSGPLIPEPSISSLDPKWVDFLGGFKPGSVIYCAFGSEVILEKDQFQELLLGLELSGHPFLAALRPPSGADSLAIEEALPDGFEERVGGRGVVHGGWIQQPQILEHPSVGCSVTHCGSGTIFEILVNQCQIVMIPNCGDQILNARLMGNNLKVGVEVEKGEEDGLFTKESVCKAISTVMEQGNEVGKEVRSNRAKLRELLLSKDMESSYIDDFIHKLQALVLR from the coding sequence ATGGAGGGCTCAACAACTCCTTTGCACATTGCGATGTATCCATGGTTTGCTTTTGGCCACATTACTCCATACCTTCACCTCGCCAACAAACTAGCCCAGAAAGGCCACAAAATCTCATTCTTcattcccaccaaaactcaatCCAAGATCAACCACTTGAATCGCTCCCCTCATCTCCTAACCTTCTACCCAATCACCGTGCCCCACGTAGATGGTCTCCCTTCCGGCGCCGAGACCACCAACGACGTCCCTTCCTCCTTAATCCCACTCATCATGACCGCCATGGACAGTACTCAAAACGACATCGAGCTTCTCCTACTACATCTCAAACCCCACCTCGTTTTCTATGATTTAGTCTATTGGATTCCCAACTTGACTCGCCGCTTAGGCCTCAAATCCTTGCACTTTTCTGTCGTGAGTGCTGTATCAACCGCTTTCAGCTCAGCCCCTGCCAAGTACTTGAGCCTCAAGGGAAGAGAACTTTCTGAGTCTGACATCATGAAACCGCCGCCTGGATTCCCAGATTCATCGATCAACCTCCATCTCCATGAAGCCCGAGGCTCTCTCAAGAGAAGAGATATGAAGTTTGGTGGTGATGTTGTCTTCTGTGATCGTTGGTTTATGAGCTTAACCGAATGTGATGCTCTAGGATTCAAGGCTTGTAGAGAACTCGATGGCCCATTTGTTGACTACCTCGAAACAGAGTTTGGGAAGCCTTTGTTGCTTTCGGGACCTCTTATACCAGAGCCATCAATCTCCTCTCTAGACCCAAAATGGGTTGACTTTCTAGGTGGGTTTAAGCCAGGTTCGGTGATTTACTGCGCTTTTGGAAGTGAGGTGATATTGGAGAAAGACCAATTCCAAGAACTGTTGCTCGGCTTGGAGCTGTCCGGGCATCCCTTTTTGGCAGCGTTGAGACCACCTTCTGGTGCCGATTCATTAGCCATTGAAGAAGCTTTACCAGATGGGTTTGAAGAGAGAGTTGGAGGAAGAGGAGTGGTTCATGGGGGTTGGATTCAACAACCACAAATATTGGAACACCCATCTGTTGGTTGCTCTGTTACTCATTGTGGGTCGGGTACTATATTTGAGATATTGGTGAATCAATGCCAGATAGTGATGATACCCAATTGTGGTGATCAGATCTTGAATGCGAGGCTGATGGGAAATAATCTCAAGGTTGGAGTTGAAGTGGAGAAAGGTGAAGAAGACGGGTTGTTTACTAAAGAGAGTGTTTGCAAAGCCATTAGTACAGTAATGGAACAAGGCAATGAGGTTGGGAAAGAGGTCAGATCAAACCGTGCCAAGTTAAGGGAGCTTCTTCTTAGTAAAGATATGGAGTCTTCTTACATTGATGATTTTATTCACAAGCTTCAGGCTTTAGTATTGCGGTAG
- the LOC133817410 gene encoding acyl-coenzyme A oxidase 3, peroxisomal-like translates to MDRASWRTQVLSRHLIQSPSDNLLGANPCLNYTPPELSELSDYFDPKEMRSLLDAHNLEDRDWLFGVMRQSNLFNPRNAAGRVFISPDYNQSMQQQREMTMKRIAYLSDCGAFRGWLTEDGIDAEMRKFAFLEVIGIYDHSMSVKLGVHFFLWGGAVKFFGTKRHHDKWLRDTESYVVKGCFAMSELGHGSNVRGIETVTTYDKNTGEFVISTPCESAQKYWIGGAANHATHTIVFSQLNINGNNQGVHAFIAQIRDDDGNVCPNIRIADCGHKIGLNGVDNGRIWFDNVRIPRENLLNSVADVSPDGQYLSAIKDPDQRFAAFLAPLTSGRVTIAVSAIYSSKISLAIAIRYSLTRRAFSLTPNGPEVLLLDYPSHQRRLLPLLAKTYAMSFAANYLKLIYVKRTPESNKTIHVVSSAFKATLTWHNMRTLQECREACGGQGLKTENRVGHLKSEYDVQSTFEGDNNVLMQQVSKALLAEYLAVQNRKKPFKGLGLEHMNKACPVIPSQLTSSTLRSSQFQMDVFCLRERDLLNRFALEVSQHLKQGQSKEYSFILSYQLAEDLGRGFSDRAILHTFLDAEATLPVGSLKEVLGLLRSMYALICLEEDAAFLRYGYLSTENAAAVRKEVTKLCCELRPHALNLVSSFGIPDAFLSPIAFDWIDSNSWASTQQ, encoded by the exons ATGGACCGCGCTTCATGGAGAACCCAAGTTCTATCGAGGCACCTCATCCAGTCACCGTCCGATAATCTTCTCGGGGCCAATCCATGCCTCAACTACACGCCTCCGGAGCTATCAGAACTGTCCGATTATTTCGATCCCAAAGAGATGCGATCTCTCTTGGATGCTCACAATCTAGAGGACCGGGACTGGCTCTTTGGGGTGATGAGGCAGAGCAACCTCTTCAACCCCCGGAACGCCGCCGGCCGAGTCTTCATCTCGCCGGACTATAACCAGTCAATGCAGCAGCAGAGAGAGATGACGATGAAGCGAATCGCTTATCTTTCTGATTGTGGGGCTTTTCGGGGATGGCTCACGGAGGATGGGATCGACGCTGAAATGAGGAAATTCGCATTTTTGGAAGTTATTGGGATTTATGATCACTCTATGTCTGTCAAGCTCGGTGTTCATTTCTTCTTATG GGGTGGTGCTGTCAAGTTTTTTGGCACCAAGCGCCATCATGACAAGTGGCTTAGGGACACTGAGAGTTACGTTGTAAAGGGTTGCTTTGCAATGTCTGAGTTGGGGCATGGAAGTAAT GTTCGAGGAATTGAAACAGTCACCACATATGATAAAAATACTGGAGAGTTTGTCATTAGTACTCCATGTGAATCGGCACAGAAGTACTGGATTGGAGGCGCTGCTAAT CATGCAACACACACGATAGTCTTTTCGCAGCTCAATATAAATGGGAACAATCAAGGAGTCCATGCGTTCATTGCCCAGATCAGAGATGATGATGGCAATGTCTGTCCCAACATTAGAATTGCTGATTGTGGTCATAAAATTGGTTTAAATGGAGTTGATAATGGCAGAATCTG GTTTGACAATGTCCGGATCCCCAGAGAAAATTTGTTGAATTCAGTTGCTGATGTTTCTCCGGATGGTCAATATTTGAGTGCAATAAAAGATCCAGATCAG AGGTTTGCAGCATTCTTGGCTCCTTTGACATCTGGCCGTGTTACAATTGCAGTCAGTGCAATTTATTCATCAAAG ATTAGTTTAGCAATTGCCATAAGATACTCCTTGACGAGGCGGGCATTTTCTCTTACACCAAATGGACCTGAAGTTCTATTGCTTGATTACCCTAGTCATCAGCGCCGACTCTTGCCTCTCCTTGCAAAGAC ATACGCTATGAGTTTTGCTGCAAATTACCTGAAATTAATTTATGTGAAGAGGACACCCGAGTCAAACAAAACCATCCATGTTGTGTCAAGTGCATTCAAGGCTACACTTACCTGGCATAATATGCGAACTCTTCAG GAGTGTCGTGAAGCCTGTGGAGGACAAGGTCTGAAGACTGAAAATCGCGTTGGTCACTTAAAAAGTGAATACGATGTGCAGTCTACTTTTGAGGGAGACAACAATGTTCTCATGCAGCAG GTCAGCAAGGCACTCCTTGCAGAATATCTAGCAGTACAGAACAGAAAAAAACCATTTAAAGGTTTGGGATTAGAACAcatgaacaaggcctgccctgtAATTCCATCTCAACTCACAAGCTCTACTCTGAGGAGTAGCCAATTCCAG ATGGATGTCTTCTGCTTAAGAGAACGAGATCTACTAAATCGTTTTGCTTTAGAGGTGTCACAACATCTGAAACAGGGGCAAAGCAAAGAGTACTCATTTATTCTG AGTTATCAGCTTGCAGAGGATCTTGGTAGAGGTTTCTCAGATCGCGCAATATTGCATACTTTTCTGGATGCTGAGGCTACTTTACCAGTTGGTTCCTTGAAG GAAGTCTTGGGATTGTTAAGGTCTATGTATGCATTGATTTGCCTGGAAGAAGACGCTGCTTTCCTCCGATATGGATACTTATCAACAGAGAATGCTGCTGCAGTCAGAAAGGAAGTGACAAAACTATGCTGTGAACTGCGTCCACATGCACTCAACTTGGTGAGTTCCTTCGGTATCCCTGATGCATTTTTGAGCCCCATTGCTTTTGATTGGATTGATTCAAATTCGTGGGCTTCTACTCAGCAGTAA
- the LOC133813998 gene encoding cyanidin 3-O-galactoside 2''-O-xylosyltransferase FGGT1-like, whose protein sequence is MEGPSLHIVMFPWFAFGHITPFLTLSNKLAEKGHRISFFIPTKSQLKIDHLNHFQDLIKFFSITVPHVDGLPAGAETTNDVPSPLFPLVMTAMDRTEPQVELLLQNLKPDFVIFDFVHWIPKLALPLGIKTLTFMTAGPMFIAYCLSPARQRQLDNLGRQLSEADAMQPPPGFPYSSFKLHLYEARGFLKFRNMKFGSDILFAERLFTSLTECDAIAIKTCREIDGPCIDYLERQFKKPFLISGPLTPYFNTSTINEKWADWIGGFEPGSVVYCALGSEAILSKDQFHELLLALELSHMPFLAALRLPSGIESSSIEDALPDGFQERVGGRGLVHEGWIQQPQILQHSSVGCFVTHCGWGSLMEGLASKCELVLMPHVGDQVYSSRFMGNSLKVGIEVERGEEDDLFTRESVCKAIKIVMEKNNEVGREIRANRAKLRELLLGKDVESSYYDNFSQKLQSLSLN, encoded by the coding sequence ATGGAGGGACCTTCGTTGCACATCGTAATGTTCCCTTGGTTTGCTTTCGGCCACATAACCCCATTCCTCACCCTCTCCAACAAACTAGCAGAAAAAGGCCACAGAATCTCCTTCTTCATCCCCACCAAAAGTCAACTCAAGATAGATCATTTGAATCACTTCCAAGATCTCATCAAGTTCTTCTCGATCACCGTTCCACATGTCGACGGCCTCCCTGCTGGAGCCGAGACCACTAATGACGTGCCTTCTCCCTTGTTCCCACTCGTCATGACTGCCATGGATAGAACAGAACCCCAAGTTGAACTTCTCCTACAAAACCTCAAACCTGACTTTGTCATCTTCGATTTTGTTCATTGGATTCCCAAGTTGGCGCTTCCTTTAGGAATCAAAACATTGACTTTCATGACAGCCGGTCCTATGTTTATAGCTTACTGCTTGTCACCAGCAAGACAAAGACAATTGGATAATCTTGGAAGACAATTGTCTGAGGCTGACGCTATGCAACCCCCACCTGGCTTCCCATATTCATCGTTCAAGCTCCATCTCTATGAAGCAAGAGGCTTCCTTAAGTTTAGGAATATGAAGTTCGGCAGTGATATTCTCTTTGCAGAGCGTTTGTTCACTAGCTTGACTGAGTGTGATGCCATAGCAATCAAGACATGTAGAGAAATTGATGGACCATGTATAGACTACCTTGAAAGACAGTTTAAAAAACCCTTCCTGATTTCAGGACCGCTTACACCATACTTTAACACCAGCACTATAAACGAAAAATGGGCCGATTGGATAGGCGGGTTTGAACCCGGCTCAGTAGTCTACTGTGCTTTAGGAAGTGAGGCTATCTTGAGCAAAGATCAATTCCACGAACTGTTGTTGGCTTTGGAGCTTTCTCACATGCCATTTTTAGCAGCACTGAGGCTGCCTTCTGGGATCGAGTCCTCGTCCATTGAAGACGCATTACCAGATGGGTTTCAAGAGAGAGTTGGAGGAAGAGGACTGGTTCATGAGGGGTGGATTCAACAGCCACAAATATTGCAGCACTCATCTGTTGGGTGCTTCGTTACGCATTGCGGGTGGGGTTCTTTGATGGAGGGACTGGCCAGTAAATGCGAACTTGTACTGATGCCTCATGTTGGTGATCAGGTTTATAGCTCTAGGTTCATGGGAAACAGTTTAAAGGTTGGAATTGAAGTTGAGAGAGGTGAAGAAGATGATTTGTTTACCAGAGAGAGTGTATGCAAAGCAATCAAGATAGTGATGGAGAAAAACAATGAAGTGGGGAGAGAAATAAGGGCCAATCGTGCCAAGTTAAGGGAGCTACTTCTCGGAAAAGATGTGGAGTCTTCTTATTATGACAATTTCAGTCAGAAGCTTCAAAGTTTATCGCTGAATTAA
- the LOC133817411 gene encoding transcription factor VOZ1-like, with product MLSDSKSKCESVSHQNLKEKTKHRVDDLQRIFSNLESARKDSRPGDIAVFEEQVHQMLREWKVELSEPTPASSLLGGSLGSFSEELARLLQQYDVEDDATSPLKELPLPKPEPEPDPEPNLENFDAGNFSVFELDYFDNKESQDLSFQGFPELKGSGVDFHETGPNDSNFVTGLEPHQFDIYQDINQGLIVGANSTNQCAQDTLPNVLPNISPPPSAFMGPKCALWDCSRPAQGSKWCQDYCSSCHSVLALNEGLPGIAPVLRPGGIGMKDSPLFCALNLKIQGKEVGIPECEGAANTKCPWNAPELFDLCLLEGEKLREWLFFDKPRKAFESGNRKQRGLPDYNGRGWHESRKQVMKEFGGLKRSYYMDPQPLTSHEWHLFEYEINNYTTCALYRLELKLIEGKKSPKGKVLKDSLADLQKKMGRLTAEAPVDDGNSSRTRADTVRK from the exons ATGTTGAGTGATTCTAAGAGCAAGTGTGAGAGTGTGTCTCACCAGAATTTGAAGGAAAAGACCAAGCACCGTGTCGATGACCTTCAAAGAATTTTTTCAAATCTCGAGTCCGCTAGGAAAGATAGTCGACCTGGGGACATAGCTGTTTTTGAGGAGCAGGTCCATCAGATGCTACGAGAATGGAAAGTTGAGCTCAGTGAGCCAACACCAGCATCTTCTTTACTT GGTGGTAGCCTTGGATCGTTTTCTGAAGAGTTAGCTCGACTTCTGCAACAATACGATGTCGAGGACGATGCAACTAGTCCATTAAAAGAACTCCCACTTCCTAAGCCTGAGCCTGAGCCTGATCCTGAGCCTAATCTTGAAAACTTTGATGCTGGAAATTTCTCGGTGTTTGAACTG GACTATTTTGATAATAAGGAATCACAAGATCTTAGTTTTCAAGGATTTCCTGAATTGAAAGGATCTGGTGTAGATTTCCACGAGACAGGGCCAAATGACTCAAATTTTGTTACTGGACTGGAGCCTCATCAGTTTGATATATATCAAGACATTAATCAAGGGCTCATTGTTGGAGCCAATAGCACAAATCAGTGTGCACAAGATACTTTGCCCAATGTTCTTCCAAATATTTCCCCTCCACCCTCTGCGTTTATGGGGCCAAAATGTGCTCTTTGGGACTGTTCTAGGCCTGCACAGGGATCCAAATGGTGCCAGGACTATTGCAGTAGTTGTCATTCTGTTTTAGCCTTAAATGAAGGTCTTCCCGGTATTGCTCCAGTTTTACGACCTGGTGGCATTGGTATGAAGGATAGTCCACTGTTTTGTGCTCTTAATTTAAAGATACAGGGAAAGGAGGTGGGAATTCCTGAGTGTGAGGGAGCTGCTAATACAAAATGTCCGTGGAATGCTCCTG AACTGTTTGATCTTTGTCTCCTAGAGGGTGAAAAGCTTAGAGAATGGCTCTTTTTTGATAAGCCTAGAAAGGCATTTGAGAGTGGAAATAGAAAACAGAGGGGGTTGCCAGATTACAATGGGCGTGGTTGGCATGAATCAAGAAAGCAGGTCATGAAGGAATTTGGGGGACTGAAGAGGTCATATTACATGGATCCACAGCCTTTGACCTCTCATGAATGGCATCTATTTGAATATGAGATCAACAACTACACTACCTGTGCATTATATAGATTGGAGCTCAAGCTTATTGAAGGAAAGAAAAGTCCGAAAGGAAAAGTGTTGAAGGATTCACTTGCTGATCTGCAGAAAAAGATGGGAAGGCTCACAGCTGAGGCCCCTGTGGATGATGGAAATTCTTCAAGGACTAGAGCAGATACTGTTCGAAAGTAA
- the LOC133815880 gene encoding cyanidin 3-O-galactoside 2''-O-xylosyltransferase FGGT1-like has translation MESPSSLHIAMYPWFAFGHITPFLYLSNKLAQKGHRISFLIPTKTQSKMDHLNRFPALITFVPITVPHVEGLPIGAETTHGVPHSLVPLIMTAMDRTEPDVELLLRELKPDFVFFDFVHWIPKLARSLGIKSLEYSSGSPMTVAYNFSPARQAQLNGVVGREVSEADIMQPPPGFPDPSIKLHLHEARAWLKYRTLKFGSDILFRHRLLTGLSECEALGFKACKEIEGPFIDYLETQFGKPMLLSGPLLPDPGTSSMARLDEKWLNWLGGFEPGSVVYCCIGSEITLSKDQFQELLLGLELSGLPFLAALRPPSEVAESLSIEEALPEGFLERVGGRGVVYGGWIQQPQILEHPSVGCFVTHCGWGSLMEAMVNKCELVLLPNGGDQIYNARLMGNHLKVGVEVEKDEEDGLFTRESVSKAIRIVAEEDSEVGREVKANRAKLRELLLREDMESSYLDDFIRKLKSLLD, from the coding sequence ATGGAGTCACCCTCTTCTTTGCATATAGCAATGTACCCTTGGTTTGCTTTTGGCCACATTACACCATTCCTCTACCTCTCCAACAAACTAGCCCAAAAGGGCCATAGAATCTCCTTCCTCATCCCCACCAAAACACAATCCAAGATGGACCATTTGAACCGCTTCCCAGCTCTCATTACCTTCGTCCCAATCACCGTTCCTCATGTTGAAGGCCTCCCTATTGGTGCCGAGACTACTCATGGCGTGCCTCATTCCTTAGTCCCACTTATCATGACCGCCATGGACAGAACAGAACCCGACGTTGAGCTTCTCTTACGCGAGCTCAAACCCGACTTCGTCTTCTTTGATTTTGTTCATTGGATTCCCAAGTTGGCACGCAGCTTAGGAATCAAATCACTAGAATATAGCTCTGGAAGTCCCATGACTGTTGCTTACAATTTTTCCCCTGCAAGACAAGCACAACTAAATGGTGTTGTTGGAAGAGAAGTCTCTGAGGCTGACATAATGCAGCCCCCGCCTGGCTTCCCTGATCCATCAATCAAGCTCCATCTGCATGAGGCAAGAGCCTGGCTTAAGTATAGGACTTTAAAGTTTGGTAGTGATATTCTTTTTCGCCATCGCTTGCTTACTGGCTTAAGCGAATGTGAAGCCTTAGGATTCAAGGCATGTAAAGAAATTGAAGGACCGTTTATCGATTACCTCGAAACACAGTTTGGCAAGCCTATGCTGCTTTCGGGACCTCTTCTGCCCGACCCTGGTACTAGTTCTATGGCTAGGTTAGATGAGAAGTGGCTTAACTGGCTTGGAGGGTTCGAGCCTGGTTCAGTAGTTTACTGTTGTATAGGAAGCGAGATCACCCTGAGCAAAGATCAATTTCAAGAACTGTTGTTGGGTTTGGAGCTTTCTGGGCTGCCTTTTTTGGCTGCACTTAGACCTCCTTCTGAGGTGGCCGAGTCCCTGTCCATTGAGGAGGCGTTGCCAGAAGGGTTTTTGGAGAGAGTTGGTGGAAGAGGAGTGGTTTATGGTGGTTGGATTCAACAGCCACAAATCTTGGAGCACCCTTCTGTTGGGTGCTTTGTTACTCATTGTGGATGGGGTTCATTAATGGAAGCAATGGTGAATAAATGTGAGCTGGTGTTGCTGCCCAATGGAGGTGATCAGATCTATAATGCAAGGCTAATGGGAAACCATCTCAAGGTTGGAGTTGAAGTGGAGAAAGATGAAGAAGATGGGTTGTTTACCAGAGAGAGTGTTTCCAAAGCTATTAGGATTGTTGCAGAAGAAGATAGTGAAGTTGGACGAGAGGTCAAGGCCAATCGCGCCAAGCTACGAGAGCTTCTTCTTAGAGAAGATATGGAGTCTTCTTATCTTGATGATTTCATTCGCAAGCTCAAGTCTTTACTGGACTAA